The following proteins are encoded in a genomic region of Anaerobaca lacustris:
- the xth gene encoding exodeoxyribonuclease III, whose product MSEEGIATAPGNMKIATFNVNSIRARLPIVVDWLGANRPDVLAVQETKVQDQDFPGEAFDEIGYRYVFRGQKSYNGVALFSRHPIHDAEFGFDDELKDEPRLLKASVNGLTIVNTYVPQGFQPDSDKYRYKLQWFARLGAYFRNRFKPTDPVLWLGDLNVAPQAIDVHDPVSLLGHVCFNPQVQEALEAVMAWGFTDLFRRHCPDPGHYSFWDYRASNAFKQNLGWRIDHLMATETLAQKCTACYIDSQPRTAARPSDHTPVVADFQW is encoded by the coding sequence GTGTCCGAGGAGGGGATCGCCACCGCGCCAGGCAACATGAAGATCGCCACGTTCAACGTCAATTCGATCCGCGCCCGCCTGCCGATCGTCGTCGACTGGCTTGGGGCCAACCGGCCCGACGTGCTGGCCGTGCAGGAGACGAAGGTCCAGGACCAGGACTTCCCGGGCGAAGCATTCGACGAGATCGGATATCGTTACGTCTTCCGAGGGCAGAAGAGCTACAACGGCGTCGCGCTGTTCTCGCGGCATCCGATTCACGATGCGGAGTTCGGGTTCGACGACGAGCTAAAGGACGAGCCTCGCCTGCTGAAGGCATCGGTGAACGGCCTGACGATCGTCAATACGTACGTCCCGCAGGGTTTCCAGCCCGATTCGGACAAGTATCGCTACAAGCTCCAGTGGTTCGCCCGACTGGGCGCCTATTTCCGCAATCGCTTCAAGCCGACCGACCCGGTGCTCTGGCTGGGCGATCTGAACGTGGCCCCGCAGGCAATCGACGTGCATGATCCTGTATCGCTGCTGGGGCACGTCTGCTTCAATCCGCAGGTCCAGGAAGCACTCGAGGCCGTGATGGCCTGGGGCTTCACCGATCTGTTCCGGCGGCACTGCCCCGACCCCGGCCACTACAGCTTCTGGGACTACCGCGCCAGCAACGCCTTCAAGCAGAACCTCGGCTGGCGCATCGACCATCTCATGGCCACCGAGACCCTCGCACAGAAATGCACCGCCTGCTACATCGACAGCCAACCGCGCACCGCCGCCCGCCCCAGCGACCACACCCCCGTCGTTGCGGACTTTCAGTGGTGA